Proteins encoded within one genomic window of Lysinibacillus sphaericus:
- the ybaK gene encoding Cys-tRNA(Pro) deacylase has product MAKAKHTKTNAIRLLEQQKIQFDVLEYETGDGQVDGVSVAEKIGHPVSCVFKTLVAKASAQQLFVFVIPVAEELDLKAAAKVVGEKKIEMLAVKELLGYTGYIRGGCSPVGMKKLYPTVVDASAREQGSIIVSAGKIGMQMHIQLDDLLAVTKAQLAPITTIQE; this is encoded by the coding sequence GTGGCAAAGGCAAAGCATACGAAAACAAATGCGATTAGACTATTAGAGCAGCAAAAAATACAATTTGATGTATTGGAATACGAAACAGGTGATGGTCAAGTAGATGGGGTTTCAGTGGCTGAAAAAATTGGTCATCCTGTGTCCTGTGTCTTTAAAACATTAGTCGCAAAGGCAAGCGCTCAACAGCTATTTGTTTTTGTCATTCCAGTTGCGGAAGAATTGGATTTAAAAGCTGCGGCTAAAGTAGTTGGAGAGAAGAAGATTGAGATGCTAGCAGTAAAGGAGCTTCTAGGTTATACAGGCTATATTCGTGGTGGCTGCTCACCTGTCGGCATGAAAAAACTGTATCCGACGGTTGTGGATGCATCTGCACGGGAGCAAGGAAGTATTATTGTAAGTGCAGGAAAAATCGGCATGCAAATGCATATACAACTAGATGATTTACTCGCCGTAACAAAGGCGCAACTGGCACCAATTACAACTATCCAAGAATAA
- a CDS encoding acetyl-CoA carboxylase biotin carboxyl carrier protein subunit: protein MATVKASMAGTVWKIVVAEGEKVTAGQDVAILESMKMEIPIAAEEDGIVSKIIANEGDFINVDDDILEIE from the coding sequence ATGGCAACAGTAAAAGCAAGCATGGCAGGAACAGTATGGAAAATCGTAGTGGCAGAAGGAGAAAAGGTGACAGCTGGGCAAGATGTTGCGATTTTAGAGTCGATGAAAATGGAGATTCCGATTGCCGCTGAAGAGGATGGCATTGTCTCAAAAATCATCGCGAATGAGGGCGATTTTATTAACGTAGATGATGATATTTTAGAAATTGAATAG
- a CDS encoding acetyl-CoA carboxylase biotin carboxylase subunit, whose product MFKKVLIANRGEIARRVIRTCKRLNILTVAIYSEADAESLHVKDADEAYCVGKPPVVQSYLNIERILEIAKESGADAIHPGYGLLSENADFAKRCAEAGLVFIGPSATVIASMGSKLEARKTMKAAGVPIVEGVEAPVKDVTEAVEIAARLGYPIMLKASAGGGGIGMQLVADAEELAKAFEGNQKRAQSFFGDGTMYMERFIANPHHVEVQIIADSKGNVVPLFERECSIQRRNQKVVEEAPSPFISEETRARMLEASVQAAKHIGYVNAGTIEYLVDAEQNFYFLEMNTRLQVEHPVTEEITKLDLVEEQLKVAAGQSLSFTRDSIDKQGHAIEVRIYAENPTTFFPSPGKITELVLPIGEGIRHECGVEAGTTVTPFYDPMISKLIVWGDTRTIACQRLIQALKEYKIEGIQTNIPMLLKTVSHEQFLQGHTTTKFVEEFYLPQLTETK is encoded by the coding sequence ATGTTTAAAAAAGTATTAATTGCCAACCGTGGTGAAATTGCTAGACGGGTTATACGCACATGTAAGCGATTAAATATTCTAACGGTTGCGATCTATTCCGAGGCGGATGCAGAAAGTTTACATGTCAAAGATGCGGACGAAGCATACTGCGTAGGTAAACCACCTGTTGTACAAAGCTATTTAAATATTGAACGCATTCTTGAAATCGCCAAGGAAAGCGGTGCTGATGCCATACATCCAGGGTATGGCTTACTATCAGAGAACGCCGATTTTGCCAAACGTTGTGCGGAAGCAGGACTCGTATTTATTGGACCAAGTGCAACTGTGATTGCGTCAATGGGCAGTAAATTAGAAGCGCGTAAAACGATGAAAGCTGCTGGTGTACCGATTGTAGAAGGGGTAGAGGCGCCTGTTAAAGATGTAACAGAAGCAGTTGAAATTGCTGCACGCTTAGGTTATCCCATTATGCTTAAAGCCTCTGCTGGTGGTGGTGGCATCGGCATGCAACTGGTGGCAGATGCAGAAGAGCTCGCAAAAGCATTCGAGGGTAATCAGAAACGTGCACAATCATTTTTCGGTGATGGCACGATGTATATGGAACGTTTTATTGCGAATCCACATCATGTGGAAGTGCAAATTATTGCAGATAGCAAAGGCAATGTCGTTCCGTTGTTTGAACGAGAATGCTCCATTCAACGACGCAATCAAAAAGTGGTGGAGGAAGCTCCCTCTCCATTCATCTCTGAAGAGACGAGAGCAAGGATGTTAGAAGCTTCTGTACAGGCGGCGAAGCACATCGGTTATGTCAATGCAGGAACAATTGAATATTTAGTCGATGCAGAGCAAAATTTTTATTTCTTAGAGATGAATACACGCTTGCAAGTCGAGCATCCCGTCACAGAAGAAATAACAAAACTAGATCTTGTGGAAGAGCAATTGAAAGTAGCTGCGGGACAGTCATTGAGCTTTACGCGTGACAGCATTGATAAACAGGGGCATGCCATTGAAGTACGAATTTATGCAGAAAACCCTACAACGTTTTTCCCGTCTCCAGGCAAAATTACAGAACTGGTATTGCCAATAGGTGAAGGCATTCGACATGAATGCGGTGTAGAAGCAGGCACAACGGTAACTCCTTTCTATGATCCAATGATTAGTAAATTAATCGTTTGGGGAGATACGCGGACAATTGCATGTCAACGCCTTATACAGGCACTAAAAGAATATAAAATTGAAGGAATTCAAACAAATATACCGATGCTTTTGAAAACTGTCAGTCACGAGCAATTTTTACAAGGGCATACAACAACAAAATTTGTCGAGGAATTCTATTTACCACAATTAACAGAAACAAAATAA
- a CDS encoding hydroxymethylglutaryl-CoA lyase, with amino-acid sequence MQLPKHVTLKEVGPRDGLQNEKVHIATEDKIQLVNLLSQSGLNYIEVTSFVHPKWIPQLADAVEVLQAIKREKDITYAALVPNMRGLERALQAGIDEASIFMSASESHNQKNINKTILETLPILKEVVIGAKAANKHVRGYISTVIGCPYEGYIHPEKVLQVTDKLLEMGVDEISLGDTIGVGVPTQVEYLLEELLKRYPVEKFAMHFHDTRGTALANITKSLEMGITKFDSSLGGLGGCPYAKGATGNVATEDLLYLLDGMGIATSVNMEKLLDAVRFIEQRLGKDVASKQMAIVRNEGSANVT; translated from the coding sequence ATGCAATTACCGAAGCATGTTACGTTGAAGGAAGTTGGTCCTCGTGATGGCCTGCAAAATGAAAAGGTACACATCGCAACTGAAGATAAAATACAGCTAGTCAATTTACTTAGTCAGTCGGGATTAAATTATATAGAAGTAACGTCTTTCGTTCATCCGAAGTGGATTCCACAATTGGCAGATGCGGTAGAAGTGTTGCAAGCGATTAAACGAGAAAAAGATATAACGTACGCAGCCCTTGTGCCGAATATGCGAGGACTAGAACGTGCATTGCAAGCGGGTATTGATGAAGCAAGCATTTTTATGTCGGCAAGTGAAAGTCATAACCAAAAAAATATTAACAAAACGATACTTGAAACATTGCCGATTTTAAAGGAAGTAGTTATTGGGGCAAAGGCTGCAAACAAGCACGTACGCGGTTACATCTCAACAGTAATTGGTTGCCCTTACGAGGGTTACATACACCCAGAAAAGGTTTTACAAGTTACAGATAAATTATTAGAAATGGGCGTTGATGAAATATCACTAGGGGATACAATCGGCGTCGGCGTACCGACACAAGTTGAGTATCTTTTAGAAGAGCTGTTAAAGAGATATCCGGTTGAAAAATTTGCCATGCATTTTCATGATACGCGTGGTACAGCACTTGCCAATATTACGAAATCCTTAGAAATGGGGATTACAAAATTTGATAGTTCCCTTGGTGGTTTAGGAGGTTGTCCTTATGCAAAAGGGGCAACCGGCAATGTTGCCACAGAAGATTTGCTGTATCTATTAGACGGCATGGGCATAGCAACCAGCGTTAACATGGAAAAGTTGCTAGATGCTGTACGATTTATCGAACAGAGGCTAGGGAAGGACGTTGCATCTAAGCAAATGGCAATTGTTCGTAATGAAGGGAGTGCGAATGTCACGTGA
- a CDS encoding glycine C-acetyltransferase, which translates to MILLSKVLNAFLDENLQALRDQGLYNEIDAVEGANGPIIQVRGQHLINLSSNNYLGLATNEQLKRIAKEATEQYGVGAGAVRTINGTLDLHVKLEEKLAEFKGTEAAISYQSGFNCNMAAISAVMDKNDAILSDQLNHASIIDGCRLSRAKIIAYNHSDMEDLRAKAKEATESGLYNKVMVITDGVFSMDGDIAKLPEIVEIAKEFDLITYVDDAHGSGVTGKGKGTVKHFGLEKEIDFQIGTLSKAIGVVGGYVAGKKNLIDWLKVRSRPFLFSTALPPGDVAAITAAVQMLIDSTELHDKLWENGDYLKAGLAKLGFNIGDSETPITPCIIGDEKLTQAFSRRLFEEGVYAKSIVFPTVPKGTGRVRNMPTAAHTKEMLDNALAIYEKVGRELGVIK; encoded by the coding sequence ATGATACTCTTGTCTAAAGTACTAAACGCATTTTTAGATGAAAACTTACAAGCCTTACGAGATCAAGGCTTATACAATGAAATTGACGCAGTAGAAGGCGCAAATGGACCAATTATTCAGGTTCGAGGTCAGCATCTCATCAATCTTTCCTCTAATAACTATCTCGGCTTAGCAACAAATGAGCAATTAAAGCGAATTGCTAAAGAAGCAACAGAACAATATGGTGTAGGCGCAGGGGCTGTTCGTACAATTAACGGCACGCTCGATCTACACGTTAAATTAGAAGAAAAGCTCGCTGAATTTAAAGGAACGGAAGCGGCGATTTCCTATCAATCGGGCTTCAACTGTAATATGGCGGCTATTTCAGCTGTTATGGATAAAAACGATGCGATTTTATCAGATCAATTAAACCATGCGTCGATTATTGATGGATGTCGCTTATCGCGCGCGAAAATTATTGCCTACAATCACTCGGATATGGAGGATTTACGCGCAAAGGCAAAAGAAGCGACAGAATCAGGTTTGTATAATAAAGTGATGGTCATTACGGATGGCGTATTCTCAATGGATGGGGATATTGCCAAACTGCCTGAAATCGTAGAAATTGCCAAGGAATTTGATTTAATTACGTATGTCGATGATGCACATGGTTCAGGTGTGACAGGCAAAGGCAAAGGTACGGTAAAACATTTCGGGCTTGAAAAAGAAATCGACTTCCAAATCGGCACGTTGTCAAAGGCAATTGGCGTAGTCGGTGGTTATGTAGCTGGTAAGAAAAATTTAATTGACTGGCTGAAAGTACGTTCTCGTCCATTTTTATTCTCAACGGCATTACCACCAGGTGATGTTGCGGCCATTACAGCAGCAGTGCAAATGCTTATTGACTCAACAGAGCTACATGATAAGCTATGGGAAAATGGCGACTACTTAAAAGCAGGATTAGCAAAGTTAGGCTTCAATATTGGTGACTCTGAAACACCGATTACACCATGTATTATTGGGGATGAAAAGCTTACACAAGCGTTCTCACGTCGCTTATTTGAGGAAGGCGTTTATGCAAAATCTATCGTTTTCCCAACTGTTCCAAAAGGCACTGGGCGTGTCCGTAATATGCCGACAGCGGCTCATACAAAAGAAATGCTAGACAATGCATTGGCGATTTACGAAAAAGTAGGTCGTGAACTAGGTGTAATTAAATAA
- a CDS encoding VanZ family protein, producing MVKNNIPSIQDDAKLPLPYRAWIDTYYIQLKVIGWVFFSFYTFIAFYKLVINRLVNVSVSLFRGENSLSEIGLFDYSSWRVTTNFIPFETILRYINYSQYFNLDLIILNLLGNLLIFTPMGFLLPLLSKRFRKVWIVVCAGFFSSLTVETVQFIFRVGSADVDDLILNTLGAWFGYLAYKCILIFPKRNV from the coding sequence ATGGTAAAAAATAATATACCTAGTATTCAAGATGATGCCAAGCTACCATTACCATATCGCGCGTGGATTGATACGTATTACATACAGCTTAAAGTAATAGGCTGGGTATTTTTCAGCTTTTACACATTTATCGCCTTTTACAAATTAGTCATTAATCGCTTAGTGAATGTCAGTGTTAGTTTGTTCCGAGGCGAAAATTCTTTAAGTGAAATTGGTTTATTTGATTATAGTAGCTGGCGCGTAACGACAAATTTTATACCGTTTGAAACGATTTTACGTTATATCAACTACTCCCAATATTTTAATTTAGATTTAATTATCCTAAACTTATTAGGCAATTTGTTAATATTTACACCGATGGGCTTTTTGTTACCATTACTATCAAAGCGCTTTCGGAAGGTGTGGATTGTAGTTTGCGCAGGCTTTTTCTCAAGCCTTACTGTGGAAACAGTCCAGTTTATATTCAGGGTAGGTTCTGCGGATGTCGATGACTTGATTTTAAATACGCTAGGCGCTTGGTTTGGATACTTAGCTTACAAATGTATTCTCATTTTTCCAAAAAGAAACGTTTAA
- a CDS encoding acyl-CoA carboxylase subunit beta translates to MSNISTENTSNAMKDQILAGGLPKYHDKNAQQGKLFVRERLELLLDDGLQSEDGLYANCLAGDLPADGVITGIGKIHGRTVCVLANDSTIKAGSWGKRTVEKMIRIQETAEKLNCPLFYLVDSAGARITDQLEMFPGRRGAGRIFYNQVKLSGKVPQICLLFGPSAAGGAYIPAFSDIVVMVEGNASMYLGSPRMAEMVIGEKVDLETMGGAKMHCSVSGCGDVLVKTEQEAIAYARKYLSYFPNNYAERSKVEAPKPPASFEKSIEDLIPKNQNSPFDMYQLIDRLIDEDSFCEIKKLFASELITGLGRINGQSVGIIANQPRVKGGVLFHDSADKAAKFISLCDAFNIPLIFLVDVPGFMIGTQVEKAGIIRHGAKMIFAMSEATVPKLTVIVRKAYGAGLYAMAGPAFEPDCCIALSSAQIAVMGPEAAINAVYANKIAELPKEEQASFIAEKRKEYQEEIDIYRLASELIIDDVIEPNDLRRALETRLELYMSKYLLFSQRKHGVNPV, encoded by the coding sequence ATGAGTAATATCTCTACAGAAAACACATCCAATGCGATGAAAGATCAAATTTTAGCAGGGGGTTTGCCAAAATATCACGATAAAAATGCACAACAAGGCAAGCTATTTGTCCGAGAGCGCTTGGAATTATTATTAGATGATGGACTTCAATCAGAGGATGGCCTGTACGCAAACTGTTTAGCAGGTGATTTACCGGCAGATGGTGTCATTACGGGTATTGGTAAAATCCATGGTCGTACAGTATGTGTGTTAGCCAATGATTCAACCATTAAAGCTGGATCTTGGGGAAAACGAACTGTCGAAAAAATGATTCGTATTCAAGAAACGGCAGAGAAGCTAAATTGTCCATTATTTTATTTAGTCGATTCGGCAGGTGCGCGTATTACAGACCAACTAGAGATGTTCCCAGGGCGTCGTGGCGCAGGACGTATTTTCTACAATCAGGTGAAGCTTTCTGGTAAAGTGCCACAAATTTGCTTGTTGTTTGGGCCTTCAGCAGCAGGTGGCGCTTATATTCCTGCATTTTCTGATATTGTGGTGATGGTGGAAGGTAATGCTTCCATGTATTTAGGGTCACCGCGTATGGCGGAAATGGTGATTGGTGAAAAGGTAGATTTAGAGACAATGGGTGGCGCGAAAATGCACTGTTCCGTATCTGGCTGTGGGGACGTGCTTGTAAAAACAGAGCAGGAAGCGATTGCTTATGCTCGTAAATACTTGAGCTATTTTCCGAATAACTATGCTGAGCGTAGCAAAGTTGAAGCACCAAAGCCACCAGCATCTTTTGAAAAATCAATTGAAGACTTAATACCTAAAAATCAGAACTCGCCGTTTGATATGTATCAGCTAATTGATCGATTGATTGATGAAGATTCATTTTGTGAAATAAAGAAATTATTTGCTTCAGAATTAATAACAGGGCTTGGGCGCATTAATGGACAATCAGTAGGGATTATAGCTAACCAACCACGTGTGAAGGGTGGCGTATTGTTCCACGATTCGGCAGATAAAGCGGCAAAATTTATTTCGTTATGTGATGCTTTTAATATACCGCTTATTTTCCTCGTAGATGTTCCTGGCTTTATGATTGGCACACAAGTTGAAAAGGCGGGTATTATCCGTCATGGTGCCAAAATGATTTTTGCCATGAGTGAGGCAACTGTACCAAAGCTAACTGTAATTGTTCGCAAGGCGTATGGCGCGGGACTCTATGCTATGGCAGGCCCAGCCTTTGAACCGGATTGTTGTATTGCCTTATCGAGCGCACAAATTGCGGTAATGGGTCCAGAGGCAGCGATAAATGCAGTATATGCCAATAAAATTGCTGAATTGCCAAAAGAAGAACAAGCTAGCTTTATTGCGGAAAAACGGAAAGAGTATCAAGAGGAAATTGACATTTATCGCTTAGCTTCTGAGCTAATTATTGATGATGTCATTGAGCCGAATGACTTACGTAGAGCACTTGAAACACGTTTGGAGTTGTATATGTCAAAATACTTGTTATTTTCACAACGAAAACATGGTGTAAATCCTGTCTAA
- a CDS encoding methionine ABC transporter ATP-binding protein — protein MLEFRNVSKVYSAKKKEVVGVDNVSLTINSGDIFGIVGYSGAGKSSLLRCINLLERPTSGEILINGKDLTKLSRNELRLARLKIGMIFQHFYLISQKTVGENIAFALKAASMPANAIPARVDELLEMVGLAEKRDVYPAQLSGGQKQRVGIARALANNPAMLLCDEATSALDPKTTVSILRLLKEINKKLGITIVLITHEMDVVKEICNRMAVMQDGKVIEEGDVYDIFASPQKILTQEFISSVVSFDIPKTILKDVRGQIVKILFKGNVAGEGVISDTMQRFEVKGNFLHGTIEYIQERPLGIFLMELQGEDSELAKARAYMTERGAIVEVVLHV, from the coding sequence ATGCTCGAATTCCGTAATGTATCAAAAGTTTATAGCGCAAAGAAAAAAGAGGTTGTTGGTGTAGATAATGTATCCTTAACAATTAATAGTGGTGATATTTTCGGTATTGTAGGCTATTCGGGGGCGGGGAAAAGTTCCCTCCTGCGTTGTATAAATCTACTAGAACGACCTACTAGTGGTGAAATATTAATAAATGGTAAGGATTTAACGAAGCTATCCCGAAATGAACTGCGTTTAGCCCGTTTAAAAATCGGCATGATATTCCAGCATTTTTATTTAATCAGTCAAAAAACAGTTGGTGAAAATATTGCCTTTGCTTTAAAAGCAGCGAGTATGCCAGCCAATGCGATTCCTGCTCGAGTGGATGAGCTACTAGAGATGGTTGGTTTAGCAGAAAAACGAGATGTTTATCCTGCACAGCTTAGTGGTGGTCAAAAACAAAGAGTAGGTATTGCTAGAGCTTTAGCAAACAATCCGGCGATGTTGCTATGCGATGAAGCAACATCAGCTCTCGATCCAAAAACGACAGTGTCAATTTTACGATTATTAAAGGAAATAAATAAAAAGTTAGGCATTACAATTGTCCTTATTACACATGAAATGGATGTTGTGAAGGAAATTTGTAATCGTATGGCTGTGATGCAGGACGGAAAAGTGATAGAAGAAGGGGATGTGTATGATATTTTTGCCAGTCCCCAAAAGATATTAACACAGGAGTTTATTAGTAGTGTTGTATCTTTTGATATTCCAAAAACAATTCTAAAAGATGTACGGGGTCAAATCGTTAAAATTTTATTCAAAGGAAATGTTGCAGGTGAAGGGGTTATTTCAGATACGATGCAACGTTTTGAGGTAAAAGGGAATTTCCTTCATGGCACAATCGAGTACATTCAAGAGCGACCACTGGGTATTTTTTTAATGGAGCTACAAGGTGAGGACAGCGAGTTAGCGAAAGCTAGGGCCTATATGACCGAACGTGGTGCGATTGTGGAGGTGGTTTTGCATGTTTGA
- a CDS encoding putative metalloprotease CJM1_0395 family protein yields the protein MKLSNVIEQERQSAFYNRKKILQRKEAGDAYRKNAQYFQPKKNPILQELENLLLGRTDQDLYEQHKEEAKDVTPQQQAMIQDLQQAEKSVRAHEQAYKAVGGEADDSLLPSEVNAEGSVALDDSSIVALDKDSGDVDTLQILQQVRSAALAPTVPSSQDLRVAASADTQIQQIQAMLNGLELEEAALDPAYVTETVDVKVPERFAKALKLDPFADTIFGKSYEEALKARTFKLASATYAAHIKMAKNGYLFGDNALFSMTA from the coding sequence ATGAAACTATCAAATGTAATAGAACAAGAAAGACAATCAGCCTTTTATAATCGAAAAAAGATTCTTCAGCGTAAAGAGGCTGGTGATGCTTATCGTAAAAATGCACAGTATTTCCAACCGAAAAAAAATCCCATTTTGCAAGAGCTCGAAAATCTTTTATTAGGACGCACAGATCAAGATTTATATGAGCAACATAAAGAAGAAGCGAAAGATGTAACGCCACAACAACAAGCTATGATTCAAGACTTACAACAAGCAGAGAAAAGTGTAAGAGCACATGAGCAAGCTTATAAAGCAGTTGGCGGTGAGGCTGATGACTCGTTATTGCCTTCAGAAGTGAATGCTGAGGGATCTGTAGCATTAGACGATTCATCGATTGTTGCACTTGATAAAGATAGTGGTGATGTTGATACGTTGCAAATTTTACAGCAGGTTCGAAGTGCTGCACTTGCGCCAACTGTCCCATCTTCACAGGATTTACGTGTAGCGGCTAGTGCAGATACTCAAATACAACAAATTCAGGCAATGTTAAATGGACTAGAGCTGGAAGAAGCGGCTCTAGATCCAGCTTATGTTACAGAAACGGTAGATGTAAAGGTGCCAGAGCGATTTGCGAAGGCATTGAAATTGGACCCATTTGCAGATACAATTTTCGGTAAGAGTTATGAAGAGGCGTTGAAGGCACGAACATTTAAACTGGCGTCTGCAACATATGCAGCACACATTAAAATGGCTAAAAACGGTTATCTTTTTGGGGATAACGCGTTGTTTTCAATGACAGCTTAA
- a CDS encoding methionine ABC transporter permease, with translation MFDVTHLIDMVPDLLKAFQETIIMIGISLSVSIVLGLPLGILLFVTDKGLFWENRLIKSVFGFAVNLIRSIPYIILLVALFPLTKLLVGQTIGPIAASVSLSVAAIPFFARLVETSLREIDKGVIEASIAVGATPWMIIKDVLIPEAKSSIIQAVTVTVISLVAFSAMAGVVGGGGIGDLAIRFGYYRYDNTIMIATVAILILLVQAIQIAGDWFAKSIDKR, from the coding sequence ATGTTTGATGTTACACATTTAATAGATATGGTTCCAGATCTATTAAAGGCCTTTCAAGAAACCATTATTATGATTGGTATTTCCTTATCTGTGTCGATTGTATTAGGTCTACCACTGGGTATTTTATTATTCGTTACGGATAAGGGATTGTTTTGGGAAAATCGATTGATTAAAAGCGTATTTGGCTTTGCGGTGAACTTGATTCGTTCGATTCCATATATCATTTTATTGGTTGCTTTATTCCCGTTGACGAAGTTGCTTGTTGGACAAACAATTGGACCCATTGCAGCAAGTGTTTCATTATCGGTTGCAGCCATTCCGTTTTTTGCACGTTTAGTGGAAACGTCGTTACGAGAAATTGATAAAGGGGTAATAGAAGCGTCTATTGCAGTAGGAGCAACGCCGTGGATGATAATTAAGGATGTCTTAATTCCTGAAGCAAAATCAAGCATTATTCAAGCAGTGACAGTCACGGTGATTAGTTTAGTAGCTTTCTCTGCAATGGCAGGTGTAGTTGGTGGTGGTGGTATTGGTGATTTAGCCATTCGATTCGGCTACTACCGTTATGATAATACAATTATGATTGCTACCGTTGCGATACTCATTTTGCTCGTGCAAGCGATACAAATTGCAGGTGACTGGTTTGCAAAATCAATTGATAAAAGATAA
- a CDS encoding enoyl-CoA hydratase, whose protein sequence is MTQQLVQFDVLPGNIGLITLSRPEAANAMSVQLLNDLSATLDKINADPVVRVVLLTGAGEKAFCAGADLKERNGMSDRQVKQIVQQIGTTIAKVEALAQPVIAVLNGVAFGGGLELALACDLRVAATHTKVGLTETSLGIIPGAGGTQRLPRLIGIGKAKELIYTARRIDAVEAQRFGIVEYVYEGHEVQERALQLALEMAKNAPLSLIQAKNAINNGMEVDLATGLKIESLAYSALIPTEDRLEGLQAFQEKRAPQYLGK, encoded by the coding sequence GTGACACAACAGCTCGTTCAATTTGATGTATTACCAGGTAATATCGGGCTTATTACACTTTCTAGACCCGAAGCTGCAAATGCCATGTCTGTACAATTACTAAACGACCTTAGTGCGACACTAGATAAAATAAATGCTGATCCAGTAGTGCGGGTTGTTTTACTAACAGGTGCAGGAGAAAAGGCGTTTTGTGCAGGTGCTGATTTAAAAGAACGCAATGGTATGTCCGACCGACAAGTAAAACAAATTGTGCAACAAATCGGCACAACAATTGCTAAAGTTGAAGCATTGGCGCAACCTGTGATTGCCGTATTAAATGGCGTTGCATTTGGGGGCGGGCTAGAACTTGCTTTAGCTTGCGATTTACGGGTAGCAGCTACACATACAAAAGTGGGACTTACTGAAACCTCTCTTGGTATTATACCTGGGGCAGGAGGAACACAGCGCTTACCGCGACTAATCGGCATTGGAAAAGCAAAGGAACTCATTTATACAGCACGTCGAATCGATGCCGTGGAAGCACAGCGTTTTGGTATTGTGGAATATGTCTATGAGGGGCATGAAGTGCAGGAAAGAGCGCTTCAACTTGCACTGGAAATGGCGAAAAATGCGCCGCTATCATTGATTCAGGCGAAAAATGCTATCAATAATGGGATGGAAGTAGATTTGGCTACAGGTTTGAAAATTGAATCATTGGCCTATAGTGCACTTATTCCAACTGAAGATCGTTTGGAGGGCTTACAAGCATTCCAAGAAAAAAGAGCACCGCAATACTTAGGGAAGTAA